In Periplaneta americana isolate PAMFEO1 chromosome 4, P.americana_PAMFEO1_priV1, whole genome shotgun sequence, one DNA window encodes the following:
- the LOC138697761 gene encoding cuticle protein 2-like gives MQKFQILYVCLVAVSAVSAGYAGYPYAGVPAPYAYGHAHGVPAPVHDTPEVAAAKAAHFAAYNTAAAAAAAAPDHGYHGAYDGGHYAGPYAAAAVPGYGGHYGAHYAGVPAIVNGVPADTPEVAAAKAAHFAAYNHAAHHG, from the exons ATGCAGAAGTTCCAG ATCTTGTACGTTTGCCTGGTGGCCGTGAGCGCCGTCTCTGCAGGATACGCAGGATATCCTTACGCTGGAGTGCCTGCACCTTACGCCTACGGTCACGCTCACGGGGTCCCCGCCCCCGTACACGACACCCCAGAGGTCGCCGCCGCTAAGGCCGCACACTTCGCCGCCTACAACACCGCCGCAGCTGCAGCCGCCGCCGCCCCCGACCACGGTTACCATGGAGCTTACGATGGTGGCCACTACGCCGGCCCCTACGCCGCCGCCGCTGTTCCAGGCTACGGCGGACACTACGGAGCCCACTACGCTGGAGTGCCCGCCATCGTGAACGGAGTTCCTGCTGACACCCCCGAAGTGGCCGCTGCTAAGGCTGCCCACTTCGCAGCTTACAACCATGCTGCCCACCACGGATAA